In the Aneurinibacillus soli genome, one interval contains:
- the paaX gene encoding phenylacetic acid degradation operon negative regulatory protein PaaX — protein sequence MKSQSMLFTIYGEYVRHYGGEIWVGSITKLMGEFGLSEPAIRAAISRMMKQGWIESRKIGNRSYYRMTSRGKKRLDEAALRIYKEMPAEWDGSWSIVSYNIPEEKRHLRDQLRKELSWMGFGMLANSTWISPHNLEERVKDMNEAYEITPYVEIFRAQHLGWSEPAGLVSRCWNLDEINAAYEEFITEYRPKYDDIKEKSRQREGLQDNECFVEKTKLVHEYRKFLFIDPSLPDELLPNFWLGKEAEELFRGYYDLLHPGAVRFFLSFFESAPVV from the coding sequence GTGAAATCTCAGTCTATGTTATTTACAATTTATGGTGAATATGTGCGCCATTATGGTGGAGAGATATGGGTTGGAAGTATAACGAAGCTGATGGGAGAGTTCGGGCTGTCCGAGCCGGCTATCCGAGCCGCGATTTCGCGTATGATGAAGCAGGGATGGATTGAATCACGCAAGATTGGGAACCGGAGCTACTATCGCATGACATCGCGCGGCAAGAAGCGGCTGGATGAAGCGGCATTGCGTATTTATAAGGAGATGCCTGCGGAATGGGATGGAAGTTGGAGCATCGTTAGCTATAACATTCCGGAAGAGAAGCGACATTTGCGCGATCAGTTGCGCAAAGAGTTGTCATGGATGGGGTTTGGAATGCTGGCGAACAGCACCTGGATCAGTCCGCACAATCTCGAAGAGCGGGTTAAAGATATGAATGAGGCATACGAGATTACACCGTATGTAGAGATTTTTCGTGCACAGCATCTTGGCTGGAGCGAACCGGCTGGGCTGGTGAGCCGTTGCTGGAATCTGGACGAGATTAATGCGGCGTATGAAGAGTTCATTACAGAGTATCGTCCAAAATATGATGATATAAAAGAAAAATCGCGCCAGCGTGAGGGTTTACAGGACAATGAGTGTTTTGTAGAGAAGACAAAGCTTGTACATGAATACAGGAAGTTTTTATTTATTGATCCGAGCCTGCCGGATGAATTGTTGCCGAATTTCTGGCTTGGAAAGGAAGCAGAGGAATTATTCCGTGGGTATTATGATTTGTTGCATCCGGGTGCTGTCCGCTTCTTCCTGTCGTTTTTTGAATCGGCTCCAGTCGTATAG
- a CDS encoding EthD family reductase: protein MIKLIAIYKKPEDTVAFDTHYNEVHAPLAAKMPGLIKLEVNRIYGGPMGDSNLHLIAEMYFETKEALTEALNAPEGRAAGKDLMGFAGKLVSMHFAEVE from the coding sequence ATGATTAAGTTAATTGCGATTTATAAGAAGCCGGAAGATACAGTAGCATTTGATACCCACTATAATGAGGTGCACGCGCCGCTTGCAGCCAAAATGCCAGGTTTGATTAAGTTAGAGGTGAATCGGATTTATGGCGGACCGATGGGAGATAGCAATCTTCACCTGATCGCAGAGATGTATTTTGAAACAAAGGAAGCGCTCACAGAAGCACTGAATGCTCCAGAAGGACGGGCAGCAGGCAAGGATCTGATGGGATTCGCAGGTAAGCTGGTTTCGATGCATTTCGCAGAAGTTGAGTAA
- a CDS encoding PaaI family thioesterase has translation MLSNNRFNQYVGIVVEHQDEDTCTVVLDIRPEHYNSIEGVVHGGVTSTLADVAMGHAAAPHIDGVQQCVTLESKVNYLAPARGDKLIAQSKVIKRGGRTIVMQAEVRTGEGELVAVALGTYARKSKAVTR, from the coding sequence ATGTTATCCAACAACCGATTTAATCAATATGTCGGCATTGTAGTCGAGCATCAGGATGAGGATACATGCACAGTTGTGCTCGATATTCGACCTGAACACTATAATAGTATCGAGGGCGTGGTCCATGGCGGTGTAACAAGTACGCTGGCCGATGTGGCTATGGGGCATGCAGCTGCCCCACATATTGATGGCGTGCAGCAGTGTGTTACCCTCGAGAGTAAAGTCAACTATCTAGCTCCTGCACGCGGAGACAAATTGATTGCTCAGTCCAAAGTTATAAAGCGCGGCGGACGGACGATTGTCATGCAAGCGGAAGTACGGACAGGAGAAGGCGAGCTTGTAGCTGTTGCACTTGGTACGTATGCACGAAAATCGAAAGCGGTTACACGGTAA
- a CDS encoding enoyl-CoA hydratase-related protein yields the protein MNDTFITVSVEGNVGIIELNRPHVLNALNLQMVEEIVAALEAFDRDQTIRCMVITGQERAFAAGADIEEMAHDGVVSMLVKDQFAVWDRISLVTKPIIAAVSGFALGGGCELMMSCDIVIASETARIGQPEVKLGVMPGAGGTQRLTKAVGKLKAMEMLLTGEPITAHEALQYRLVNRVVPAELCRAEALKTARRIADMPPLAVRLIKKSVVKAVDATTTEGLEYERNCFYLLFASEDKAEGMNAFIEKRKPNFTGQ from the coding sequence ATGAACGATACATTCATTACCGTTTCAGTAGAAGGAAATGTTGGAATCATTGAGCTGAACCGACCGCACGTATTGAATGCGCTTAACCTTCAGATGGTCGAGGAGATCGTAGCGGCCCTTGAGGCGTTTGACCGGGATCAAACGATACGTTGTATGGTGATTACCGGACAGGAGCGAGCGTTCGCTGCAGGAGCAGATATTGAAGAGATGGCGCATGATGGAGTCGTCTCGATGCTCGTCAAAGACCAGTTTGCTGTATGGGATCGAATTTCGCTTGTGACAAAACCGATTATTGCAGCGGTTAGCGGCTTTGCCCTCGGCGGCGGCTGTGAACTGATGATGAGCTGTGATATTGTCATCGCATCCGAGACCGCACGAATCGGGCAGCCTGAGGTGAAGCTTGGCGTTATGCCTGGTGCGGGCGGCACACAGCGCCTGACGAAAGCGGTTGGCAAGTTGAAAGCGATGGAGATGCTTTTGACAGGTGAGCCGATTACAGCACACGAAGCACTGCAGTACCGACTTGTTAATCGGGTGGTTCCGGCTGAACTATGCCGAGCGGAAGCATTAAAAACAGCCCGTCGCATTGCTGATATGCCTCCGCTTGCCGTGCGTCTAATTAAGAAGTCTGTCGTCAAAGCAGTCGATGCGACAACAACCGAAGGGCTTGAATATGAACGTAATTGTTTCTATCTTTTGTTTGCCAGTGAAGACAAGGCGGAAGGTATGAATGCTTTTATAGAAAAGCGGAAGCCGAATTTTACCGGACAATAA
- a CDS encoding acyl-CoA thioesterase, giving the protein MIQQTIPAKYVHESRTIKESMVLPPDTNHHGTMFGGEVMAYIDDVATIAATKHARHPVVTASTDSVDFLHPIKAGYAVRLESFVTWTHKTSMEIFVRIVSEDLLTGEKIVCATSFLTFVALDEAGKPISVPPIVPETPEEIALHESAPRRASVRRERRSESKVFAAEFGITNRG; this is encoded by the coding sequence ATGATACAACAAACAATACCTGCAAAATATGTACACGAGTCGCGTACCATTAAAGAAAGTATGGTGTTGCCACCTGATACAAACCATCACGGTACCATGTTCGGTGGAGAGGTTATGGCCTACATCGATGATGTTGCAACAATTGCCGCTACAAAACATGCTCGTCACCCAGTTGTAACTGCGTCCACCGATTCCGTTGACTTCCTGCATCCAATTAAGGCAGGCTACGCGGTGCGTCTAGAATCGTTCGTTACCTGGACACACAAAACGTCAATGGAGATTTTCGTCCGTATCGTTTCAGAAGACCTGCTGACCGGTGAAAAAATCGTCTGCGCCACCTCGTTCCTGACATTCGTAGCACTTGATGAAGCTGGCAAACCGATCTCCGTACCGCCTATTGTACCGGAAACACCAGAAGAAATTGCCCTGCATGAATCCGCCCCGCGTCGTGCCTCCGTCCGCCGCGAACGCCGTAGCGAAAGCAAAGTATTCGCCGCAGAGTTTGGGATCACGAA
- a CDS encoding HD-GYP domain-containing protein, with the protein MNRKKLSYLLKDTILAEDIYSNTGTLLLEKGTRLRGTDITLLFNHDVDSIMVDDDAKHIKREVIEQIRDITGTTNKSFGNSYVNNLDQIKRMFEEIEENRPISLHSYLASYSSLLESALENTSMLLALHKVRGFDDYTYRHSLNVSLLCGVIARLLHLSPDDIWLYGQCGLLHDIGKLKLNPILIQKDHKKLTDKEKEELRSHTTYGCEILSLVSGTNDIIKEAALYHHEYLDGSGYPKGLQGDQIPFTAQVVAVANEYDRYCSDQVGSPHVSPYQAAQELTNAAFNNQLNPRIVLPFVRFIVGGYIGHNVTLNDQTRGTIVYLNPDEPLRPLVKTETGYIDLRQARKLSIIEID; encoded by the coding sequence GTGAATCGTAAAAAATTATCGTATCTGCTAAAGGATACTATTCTAGCAGAAGATATTTATTCAAATACTGGCACATTGTTGCTTGAGAAGGGCACCCGACTACGCGGTACAGATATTACACTCCTTTTTAACCATGATGTTGATAGTATTATGGTAGATGATGACGCTAAACATATTAAACGTGAAGTGATTGAGCAAATCCGGGACATTACCGGAACAACTAATAAGTCGTTCGGCAATTCTTACGTAAACAATCTTGATCAAATTAAAAGAATGTTTGAAGAAATCGAAGAAAATCGTCCTATTTCCCTTCATTCATACCTGGCCAGTTACTCCAGTCTGCTGGAATCGGCACTCGAGAATACATCCATGCTGCTAGCCCTGCATAAAGTACGCGGCTTCGATGATTATACATATCGACACAGTCTCAACGTCAGCCTACTATGCGGCGTGATCGCCCGTCTGCTTCATCTCTCGCCAGATGATATCTGGTTGTACGGTCAGTGTGGACTTCTGCATGACATCGGTAAACTCAAACTTAATCCGATTCTCATCCAGAAAGACCACAAAAAACTTACAGACAAAGAAAAAGAAGAGCTTCGTTCTCACACTACATACGGATGCGAAATTCTCTCTTTAGTCTCCGGCACAAACGATATCATTAAGGAAGCTGCACTGTACCATCACGAATACCTGGATGGCTCCGGTTATCCAAAAGGTCTGCAAGGAGATCAGATTCCGTTCACGGCACAGGTAGTCGCTGTCGCCAATGAGTATGATCGGTACTGTTCTGATCAAGTAGGTTCCCCACATGTTTCACCCTATCAAGCCGCACAGGAACTAACAAATGCTGCTTTCAACAATCAATTGAATCCTCGCATTGTTCTTCCTTTCGTACGCTTTATTGTCGGCGGCTATATCGGCCATAATGTGACCCTCAATGATCAGACACGTGGAACCATTGTCTATCTAAACCCGGATGAACCATTACGCCCACTTGTTAAAACAGAGACAGGCTATATAGACCTGCGCCAGGCACGTAAGCTTTCTATTATCGAAATCGACTGA
- a CDS encoding thioesterase family protein, which translates to MKGLTPGVTETIEIMVTDDMRPAFDGEVVHQVMSTVTMIYYMEKAGRHVILPYLEEGEEGAGYDVSITHTGPAIVGEKVVFTAVCTDVGERRVVCDVTARTSHGVIGQGTFIQAIFRKARMEKKLQELRVALESAT; encoded by the coding sequence ATGAAGGGACTTACGCCGGGTGTTACAGAGACCATTGAGATTATGGTGACAGACGATATGCGTCCCGCTTTTGATGGGGAAGTGGTCCATCAAGTCATGTCTACGGTAACGATGATTTATTATATGGAAAAAGCCGGGCGGCATGTCATTCTGCCTTATCTCGAAGAGGGAGAAGAAGGGGCAGGTTACGATGTTTCGATTACGCATACGGGGCCAGCTATCGTAGGTGAGAAAGTTGTGTTTACCGCGGTTTGCACAGATGTAGGAGAACGCCGGGTTGTATGTGACGTAACTGCTCGTACATCACACGGAGTGATTGGGCAGGGGACATTTATACAGGCGATTTTTCGCAAGGCACGCATGGAGAAGAAGCTTCAGGAACTGCGCGTGGCGCTTGAATCGGCAACGTAA
- a CDS encoding enoyl-CoA hydratase-related protein, with the protein MVKTENILFEQKGYVGVITLNRPESMNTFNYETLKELGELVENIAQRTKEIRTVIITANGRAFSAGADLKERRTLNEQEVRRNVSKIRDVFTAVERLPQPVIAAINGYAFGGGFELALACDFRFAVAGAGMGLTEVSLGIIPGAGGTQRLAHLIGPAKAKELVFTARKITAEQAYEYGILNGVAADDEALLSVAFELAEEIVQNAPLAVYQAKYAISKGSCVDLQTGLDIETKAYEVIIPTKDRVEALAAFSEKRKPIFLGE; encoded by the coding sequence ATGGTGAAGACAGAGAACATTTTATTCGAACAAAAAGGATATGTGGGTGTCATTACACTGAATCGTCCGGAGAGCATGAATACGTTTAATTACGAAACGCTCAAAGAACTCGGTGAACTGGTAGAAAATATTGCACAGCGTACGAAAGAGATTCGTACAGTGATCATCACAGCAAACGGCAGGGCATTTTCGGCTGGTGCCGATCTGAAAGAGCGCCGTACGCTAAATGAACAGGAAGTGCGCCGTAATGTTTCCAAAATCCGCGATGTATTCACAGCGGTAGAGCGTCTGCCGCAGCCGGTGATTGCGGCTATTAATGGATATGCGTTTGGTGGCGGATTCGAGCTAGCGCTCGCATGCGATTTCCGCTTTGCCGTTGCTGGTGCGGGTATGGGATTGACAGAAGTAAGTCTTGGCATTATTCCGGGTGCAGGAGGGACACAACGTTTGGCACACCTGATCGGCCCGGCGAAAGCGAAAGAGCTTGTTTTCACTGCCCGTAAAATTACAGCAGAACAGGCGTATGAATACGGTATTCTCAACGGGGTGGCCGCAGACGATGAGGCGTTGCTTTCGGTAGCTTTTGAGTTAGCAGAAGAAATTGTTCAGAACGCTCCGCTTGCTGTGTACCAGGCGAAGTACGCCATCAGTAAAGGGAGCTGCGTAGATTTGCAGACGGGCCTTGATATTGAGACGAAAGCATATGAAGTGATCATTCCGACGAAGGATCGAGTAGAAGCACTGGCAGCATTCAGTGAGAAAAGAAAACCGATATTTCTCGGCGAATAA
- a CDS encoding enoyl-CoA hydratase-related protein → MYETIQYEVTNHVAVLMLNRPERYNAFTKQMHKEIITALKQAEKDSDVRCVVITGAGKAFNAGQDLGEVQSGEPVEFSALLRERYNPMVMQIQNMGKPVIAAVNGAAAGAGMSLALACDLRLAADNAVFSNAFINIGLVPDSGGCYFLSRIVGIGRALELALSGDKLHAAEAHRIGMVNQVYPAEQFAESVRVYAERLAALPTRSIGLIKKAMYKSLHMTLEEALEYEAYSQDIAGNTADHKEGVQAFFDKRAPLFQGK, encoded by the coding sequence ATGTACGAAACGATTCAATATGAAGTGACAAACCATGTGGCGGTGCTGATGCTAAACCGCCCGGAGCGGTATAACGCGTTTACGAAGCAGATGCACAAGGAAATTATTACGGCACTCAAACAGGCGGAGAAAGATTCGGATGTGCGCTGCGTGGTCATTACCGGTGCAGGCAAGGCGTTCAATGCCGGACAAGATCTCGGAGAAGTACAGTCGGGCGAACCAGTAGAGTTCAGCGCATTATTACGTGAGCGATACAATCCGATGGTCATGCAGATTCAAAATATGGGTAAGCCGGTAATTGCGGCTGTGAACGGTGCAGCAGCAGGAGCTGGAATGAGTCTGGCACTTGCCTGTGATCTTCGGCTGGCGGCAGATAATGCTGTGTTCAGCAATGCGTTCATTAATATTGGACTTGTGCCGGATTCCGGTGGGTGCTATTTCCTCTCGCGCATCGTAGGCATCGGACGTGCACTTGAATTGGCGCTTAGCGGGGATAAGCTACATGCTGCGGAAGCGCACCGCATTGGCATGGTTAATCAAGTATATCCAGCAGAGCAGTTCGCGGAAAGCGTACGTGTATATGCCGAGCGTCTGGCAGCACTGCCGACGAGAAGCATTGGTTTAATTAAAAAGGCGATGTACAAAAGTCTTCATATGACACTTGAGGAAGCGCTTGAGTATGAAGCATATTCTCAAGATATTGCAGGGAATACGGCTGACCATAAAGAAGGCGTACAGGCGTTTTTCGACAAGCGTGCACCGTTGTTCCAGGGGAAATAA